One Deinococcus grandis DNA window includes the following coding sequences:
- a CDS encoding monothiol bacilliredoxin BrxC family protein — protein sequence MTQAAQNEAQVLVPLTTPEEVDQFLTEYPLAAVFKAGTCHKTMQGFGVLETFLQRHDLPVGFIRVVDWRPASNHVAQLTGIQHHSPQLILFQDGQPQFEVNNWDITPQALGPVFEAHVPVREGVASVATDDNVEPYRRLMRAFLDGQLSDWAFQDQYVNMFRDDASLRSQREFELLSRLFGDPDAYHGGLHQLGAPQGRGDLKARVQELLTELG from the coding sequence ATGACGCAAGCCGCTCAGAACGAAGCGCAGGTGCTCGTGCCCCTGACCACCCCCGAGGAAGTGGACCAGTTCCTCACCGAGTACCCGCTGGCCGCCGTGTTCAAGGCCGGGACCTGCCACAAGACCATGCAGGGCTTCGGCGTGCTGGAGACCTTCCTGCAGCGCCACGACCTGCCCGTGGGCTTCATCCGCGTGGTGGACTGGCGCCCCGCGAGCAACCACGTCGCGCAGCTCACCGGCATTCAGCACCACAGCCCGCAGCTGATCCTCTTCCAGGATGGGCAGCCGCAGTTCGAGGTGAACAACTGGGACATCACCCCGCAGGCGCTGGGCCCGGTGTTCGAGGCGCACGTGCCCGTCCGTGAGGGCGTGGCGAGCGTCGCCACCGACGACAACGTGGAACCCTACCGCCGCCTGATGCGCGCCTTCCTGGACGGGCAGCTGAGCGACTGGGCCTTCCAGGACCAGTACGTGAACATGTTCCGCGACGACGCCAGCCTGCGCAGCCAGCGCGAGTTCGAGCTGCTCTCGCGCCTGTTCGGCGATCCCGACGCGTACCACGGCGGGCTGCACCAGCTGGGCGCGCCGCAGGGCCGCGGGGACCTGAAGGCCCGCGTGCAGGAACTCCTGACCGAACTGGGCTGA
- a CDS encoding serine/threonine-protein kinase codes for MPQPTPGPRPAPLLLLPDLGDLLRLHPQFNAGTVTELLAHLGAREVRWASGADADHPLRDALPAAGITIGDLPLPDWAWADAEHEQLLGFLNQYPQSRDRLRRAQAAEQTLATLVTAPLDPARLLSRAFLAEVEATRAEVRAALDEGPGTRWRQRRLDDLAARLDGQSGVTLVPLDDLPALLERLPGAALPDPAGFQPGETSRLRALADRAWQLRDEDDLNALLAALDREAGDRVTPRAELDAAAASIHLAVGDLPGARGRLERAAHALADGQPRSLAGLVLARLGQVRDALGDRELAQRTYRAVLALNHAPQVARTAAEDGLREAFALHLD; via the coding sequence ATGCCTCAACCCACGCCCGGCCCGCGCCCGGCCCCGCTGCTGCTCCTGCCGGACCTGGGCGACCTGCTGCGGCTGCACCCGCAGTTCAACGCGGGCACCGTCACGGAACTCCTCGCGCACCTGGGCGCCCGCGAGGTGCGCTGGGCGTCCGGCGCGGACGCGGACCACCCGCTGCGGGACGCGCTGCCTGCCGCCGGGATCACCATCGGCGACCTCCCGCTGCCCGACTGGGCCTGGGCGGACGCCGAGCACGAGCAGCTGCTGGGCTTCCTGAACCAGTACCCGCAGAGCCGCGATCGGCTGCGCCGGGCGCAGGCGGCCGAGCAGACGCTGGCGACCCTGGTCACCGCGCCGCTGGACCCGGCCCGGCTGCTGTCCCGGGCGTTCCTGGCCGAGGTGGAGGCCACCCGCGCGGAGGTCCGCGCCGCGCTGGACGAGGGGCCCGGCACCCGCTGGCGCCAGCGCCGCCTGGATGACCTCGCCGCGCGCCTGGACGGGCAGAGCGGCGTGACGCTGGTCCCGCTGGATGACCTGCCCGCGCTGCTGGAGCGCCTACCCGGCGCGGCCCTACCCGACCCGGCGGGCTTCCAGCCCGGCGAGACCAGTCGCCTGCGCGCCCTGGCCGACCGCGCGTGGCAGCTGCGCGACGAGGACGACCTGAACGCCCTGCTGGCCGCCCTGGACCGCGAGGCAGGCGACCGGGTCACGCCCCGCGCGGAACTGGACGCCGCGGCGGCCAGCATTCACCTCGCGGTGGGTGACCTGCCCGGCGCGCGCGGGCGACTGGAACGCGCCGCGCACGCGCTGGCCGACGGGCAGCCCCGCAGCCTCGCCGGACTGGTCCTGGCCCGGCTGGGGCAGGTGCGCGACGCGCTGGGCGACCGGGAACTCGCGCAGCGCACCTACCGCGCCGTGCTCGCCCTGAACCACGCGCCGCAGGTGGCCCGGACCGCCGCCGAGGACGGCCTGCGTGAGGCCTTCGCCCTGCACCTGGACTGA
- a CDS encoding glycoside hydrolase family 16 protein yields MTVAKYVLTFEDDFSGPELHSGRWLPHYLPQWATREASAARYALPGTGLHLQITGDQPPWNPAFDGALRVSSLQTGCHAGPVGSPVGQHRFHPDLRVTEAQPETWLYTPQYGRFEVALRADLPPGYLGAFWMIGVEREPGQSGEICICEVFGHERDPDAFQVHFGVKPIHDPALTLDMRSARISGSPADLHVYSAEWTPHDVTFRVDGEVVGRVPQSPTYPMQFMLNIYELPHLLPGGERRGPWPKTVEVAWVRGWQHVTAG; encoded by the coding sequence GTGACCGTGGCAAAATACGTCCTGACCTTCGAGGACGACTTCAGCGGCCCCGAACTGCACTCCGGGCGCTGGCTGCCGCACTACCTGCCGCAGTGGGCCACCCGCGAGGCGTCCGCCGCCCGCTACGCCCTGCCGGGCACGGGCCTGCACCTCCAGATCACCGGGGATCAACCCCCGTGGAATCCCGCCTTCGACGGAGCGCTGCGCGTGTCCAGCCTCCAGACCGGGTGCCACGCCGGGCCGGTCGGCAGTCCGGTGGGCCAGCACCGTTTCCACCCGGACCTGCGCGTCACGGAGGCGCAACCCGAGACGTGGCTGTACACCCCGCAGTACGGCCGGTTCGAGGTCGCCCTGCGCGCCGACCTGCCCCCCGGGTACCTGGGCGCGTTCTGGATGATCGGCGTCGAGCGGGAACCGGGGCAATCCGGCGAGATCTGCATCTGCGAGGTGTTCGGCCACGAACGCGACCCCGACGCCTTCCAGGTGCACTTCGGCGTGAAACCCATCCACGATCCGGCCCTCACCCTGGACATGCGTTCGGCCCGGATTTCCGGCAGTCCCGCCGACCTGCACGTCTACAGCGCCGAGTGGACCCCGCACGACGTCACCTTCCGCGTGGACGGCGAGGTGGTGGGCCGCGTGCCCCAGTCGCCCACGTACCCCATGCAGTTCATGCTGAACATCTACGAACTCCCGCACCTGCTGCCCGGCGGCGAGCGGCGAGGCCCATGGCCGAAGACGGTGGAGGTCGCGTGGGTGCGCGGCTGGCAGCACGTCACGGCGGGGTAG
- a CDS encoding class I SAM-dependent methyltransferase produces the protein MTEFHPLHLPDLPRLFAARAALPASGTTVYRAAHLTETGGQFTLDVAGDAGVLSLYVPLAPPDESALAAACGKAAGLAGVYLKRRPVEARHAANVAREDLAPPDPVWGEARPELTALEAGVPLLIRPGADLSVGVFTDARPARAWVREHAAGRRVLNTFAYTCGFGLSAALGGAAVVKNVDLSRKVLAWGQENYALSGLAAPDTDFLFGDVFEWLSRLERRGDVFDLVVLDPPSFARGKAGVWRSERDYARLMTLAARVTAPGGRVLALLNHAGVNAAAFERMAAAGLDAAGRRGAVQERLGAGEDYPGARHLKVHAWQLD, from the coding sequence GTGACCGAGTTCCACCCCCTGCACCTGCCTGATCTGCCTCGCCTGTTTGCGGCGCGCGCCGCGCTGCCCGCGTCGGGCACGACTGTGTACCGCGCCGCGCACCTGACCGAGACGGGCGGGCAGTTCACGCTGGACGTCGCCGGGGACGCCGGGGTGCTCAGCCTGTACGTGCCGCTGGCCCCGCCGGACGAGTCGGCGCTGGCGGCGGCCTGCGGTAAGGCGGCGGGGCTGGCGGGGGTGTACCTGAAGCGGCGGCCCGTGGAGGCCCGGCACGCGGCGAACGTGGCCCGTGAGGACCTGGCCCCGCCGGACCCGGTGTGGGGCGAGGCGCGGCCTGAACTGACGGCGCTGGAGGCCGGGGTGCCGCTGCTGATCCGCCCCGGCGCGGACCTGAGCGTGGGGGTGTTCACGGACGCCCGCCCGGCACGCGCGTGGGTGCGGGAGCACGCGGCGGGGCGGCGGGTGCTGAACACCTTCGCGTACACCTGCGGCTTCGGTCTGAGTGCGGCGCTGGGTGGGGCGGCGGTCGTGAAGAACGTGGACCTGTCGCGCAAGGTGCTGGCGTGGGGGCAGGAGAACTACGCCCTGAGCGGGCTGGCCGCGCCGGACACGGATTTCCTGTTCGGGGACGTGTTCGAGTGGCTCTCGCGCCTGGAGCGGCGCGGGGACGTGTTCGATCTGGTGGTGCTCGACCCGCCCAGTTTCGCGCGGGGCAAGGCGGGCGTGTGGCGCTCCGAGCGGGACTACGCGCGGCTGATGACGCTGGCGGCGCGGGTGACGGCGCCGGGCGGGCGGGTCCTGGCGCTGCTGAACCACGCGGGTGTGAACGCGGCGGCCTTCGAGCGGATGGCGGCGGCCGGACTGGACGCGGCCGGTCGGCGCGGCGCGGTGCAGGAGCGCCTCGGTGCGGGCGAGGACTACCCGGGGGCGCGGCACCTGAAGGTGCACGCCTGGCAGCTGGACTGA
- a CDS encoding PA2169 family four-helix-bundle protein, with protein sequence MTMTNENVLDKLQYLLGTLRDGQKGFADAAEHATDPSLKSLFSERSAQRAQMASEVEAHIGRLGDKPREGGSVGAALHRTWLNVRDALTGRDDTAVVAEAERGEDVAVENYQDVLKETELPADVRSFVEGQYAKVKASHDQIRDLKHSMEAR encoded by the coding sequence ATGACCATGACCAACGAGAACGTTCTCGACAAGCTCCAGTACCTCCTCGGGACCCTGCGCGACGGCCAGAAGGGCTTCGCCGACGCTGCCGAGCACGCCACCGACCCCAGCCTCAAGAGCCTGTTCTCCGAGCGGAGCGCCCAGCGCGCCCAGATGGCCAGCGAGGTTGAGGCCCACATCGGCCGCCTGGGCGACAAGCCCCGCGAGGGCGGCAGCGTCGGCGCGGCCCTGCACCGCACCTGGCTGAACGTCCGTGACGCCCTGACCGGCCGCGACGACACCGCCGTGGTCGCCGAGGCCGAGCGTGGCGAGGACGTCGCCGTCGAGAACTACCAGGACGTGCTGAAGGAAACCGAACTGCCCGCCGACGTGCGCAGCTTCGTCGAAGGGCAGTACGCGAAGGTCAAGGCCAGCCACGACCAGATCCGTGACCTGAAGCACAGCATGGAAGCCCGCTGA
- a CDS encoding HAMP domain-containing protein, protein MKYTVLIRQPVHSERKPELEQQLRERFGLNGEQAQRLSDRRTGRLMKPTGRARAELLLAMFQSVGADVTLEEVREETSVISEPFQTLASPARPAAPARPDDAPLAPDRAEAPLSVSGIWPDVDLTPPGDALPDPFAPPGQSAGPFGPESGPGSALPNEFMPAVAWNAPAPGLTPPAPGAGSANPFAGDAATALMPPPAPTGLPEPDPDPFATAFGAPLVPSAPARAADPAADVWSDFTGALTLTDATPAPGAPEVAAVPSAAGMDPIVTGLPDSDAAPKLRRSSLRNRMTVGALVPLGVSSLLTLGVLAVTLPGLQQNLVQRNAQAVAVAVASNIDPTRGAQSITPQLEALVKNSSVGFVQVELRDGSRYFSSQVPKVSDLLNAQVSNWLIENPNSAVFRDRISPAKLYRDQANEMRAMGGTANDVEKLEKQAADPANQSVTNVNYIVQQITVKQENGQRTVSSERASEAGAENVLYTVAVGVENGQPQAALRRTLFLVMFVSLLALAIAAYLALRAARAVVQPIEDLVRVADAISMGDLSRPVRAERNDEIGDLAQALERMRLSLDSAMDRLRRRRRS, encoded by the coding sequence ATGAAGTACACGGTCCTCATCCGACAGCCCGTCCACAGCGAACGCAAACCGGAACTGGAGCAGCAGCTCCGCGAACGGTTCGGCCTGAACGGCGAGCAGGCGCAGCGCCTCAGCGACCGCCGCACCGGCCGCCTGATGAAACCCACCGGGCGCGCCCGCGCGGAACTGCTGCTCGCGATGTTCCAGTCGGTCGGCGCCGACGTGACCCTCGAGGAGGTCCGCGAGGAGACCAGCGTCATCAGCGAACCCTTCCAGACGCTCGCGTCGCCCGCCCGGCCCGCCGCGCCCGCCCGCCCGGACGACGCGCCGCTCGCCCCGGACCGCGCCGAGGCGCCCCTGTCCGTGTCGGGCATCTGGCCGGACGTGGACCTCACGCCGCCCGGCGACGCCCTGCCCGACCCGTTCGCCCCGCCGGGCCAGTCCGCCGGGCCCTTCGGCCCCGAGAGCGGCCCGGGCAGCGCCCTGCCGAACGAGTTCATGCCGGCCGTCGCGTGGAACGCCCCCGCACCCGGCCTGACGCCGCCCGCGCCGGGTGCCGGCAGCGCCAACCCCTTCGCGGGAGACGCCGCCACCGCCCTGATGCCGCCCCCTGCGCCCACCGGGCTGCCCGAACCGGACCCCGATCCGTTCGCGACGGCGTTCGGCGCGCCCCTCGTCCCGAGCGCACCCGCCCGGGCGGCCGATCCGGCGGCGGACGTCTGGTCGGACTTCACGGGCGCCCTGACCCTGACCGACGCGACGCCCGCCCCCGGCGCGCCCGAGGTGGCGGCCGTGCCCAGCGCCGCCGGGATGGACCCCATCGTGACGGGCCTGCCGGACAGCGACGCCGCCCCGAAACTGCGCCGCAGCAGCCTGCGCAACCGCATGACCGTCGGCGCGCTGGTGCCGCTGGGCGTGTCCAGCCTGCTGACGCTGGGCGTGCTGGCCGTGACCCTGCCTGGCCTGCAGCAGAACCTCGTGCAGCGCAACGCGCAGGCGGTGGCGGTGGCCGTGGCGAGCAACATCGACCCGACACGCGGCGCGCAGAGCATCACCCCGCAGCTCGAGGCGCTCGTGAAGAACTCCAGCGTGGGCTTCGTGCAGGTCGAACTGCGCGACGGGTCACGCTACTTCTCCAGTCAGGTGCCCAAGGTCAGCGACCTGCTGAACGCGCAGGTCAGCAACTGGCTGATCGAGAATCCCAACAGCGCCGTGTTCCGCGACCGGATCTCGCCCGCGAAACTGTACCGCGATCAGGCGAACGAGATGCGCGCCATGGGCGGCACCGCCAACGACGTCGAGAAGCTGGAAAAACAGGCTGCCGACCCGGCCAACCAGTCGGTCACGAACGTGAACTACATCGTGCAGCAGATCACGGTCAAGCAGGAGAACGGCCAGCGCACCGTGAGCAGCGAGCGCGCCAGCGAGGCCGGCGCCGAGAACGTGCTGTACACCGTCGCGGTGGGCGTGGAGAACGGGCAGCCGCAGGCCGCGCTGCGCCGCACGCTGTTCCTGGTGATGTTCGTGTCCCTGCTGGCCCTGGCCATCGCCGCGTACCTCGCGCTGCGCGCCGCGCGCGCCGTCGTGCAGCCCATCGAGGACCTCGTGCGGGTGGCCGACGCGATCAGCATGGGTGACCTGAGCCGCCCGGTGCGTGCCGAACGCAACGACGAGATCGGTGACCTCGCGCAGGCGCTGGAACGCATGCGCCTGAGCCTGGACTCCGCGATGGACCGCCTGCGCCGCCGCCGCCGCAGCTGA
- a CDS encoding YqjF family protein: MTPRVLRMQWLDLCFMHWPVPPAAVQATLPRGVEVDTRDGQAYVGVVPFRMADVAPRFVPAVPGLSAFPELNLRTYVTVNGERGVWFYSLDVTQPLAAALARTFFHLPYRQAHMWVDRQGDVTRYASVRTDLRAGPGAFAGAYRPSGPLLSPAPDSLEAWLTDRLRLFSASPDGRIFRGRIHHAAWPLRRAQAEVRVNTLGERYGFDLSRGPHLLHAGRLDVTARWLDRVR, encoded by the coding sequence ATGACGCCCCGGGTGCTGCGGATGCAATGGCTGGACCTCTGTTTCATGCACTGGCCGGTGCCGCCCGCCGCCGTGCAGGCGACGCTGCCCAGGGGAGTGGAGGTCGATACCCGGGACGGTCAGGCGTATGTCGGGGTTGTGCCGTTCCGCATGGCGGACGTGGCCCCGCGCTTCGTGCCTGCCGTGCCGGGCCTGAGTGCCTTCCCGGAGCTGAACCTGCGCACCTACGTGACTGTGAACGGCGAACGCGGGGTGTGGTTCTACTCGCTGGACGTGACGCAGCCTCTGGCGGCGGCGCTGGCCCGCACGTTCTTCCACCTGCCCTACCGGCAGGCACACATGTGGGTGGACCGGCAGGGGGACGTCACGCGGTACGCCAGTGTCCGCACCGACCTGCGTGCCGGGCCCGGCGCGTTCGCGGGTGCCTACCGCCCGAGCGGGCCGCTCCTGTCCCCCGCACCGGACAGTCTGGAGGCATGGCTGACCGACCGGCTGCGGCTGTTCAGCGCGTCGCCGGACGGGCGGATCTTCCGGGGCCGCATCCACCACGCCGCGTGGCCGCTGCGGCGCGCGCAGGCCGAGGTGCGGGTCAACACCCTGGGCGAGCGGTACGGCTTTGACCTGAGCAGAGGGCCGCACCTGCTGCACGCCGGGCGGCTGGACGTGACCGCGAGGTGGCTGGACCGCGTCCGGTGA
- a CDS encoding nucleoside hydrolase, translating to MSAPRPVILDLDPGHDDAVNILLALASPELRVLGLTTVFGNVGLDRTTRNALITRQIARSDVPVYAGADRPLVQARISAEAVHGESGLDGPHLPIPTRGTEDEHAAAFIIRTVRAHPGEITLIPTGPLTNVALAFRLAPDIVPLVREVVWMGGSTDTGNWTPAAEFNALADPHAAHVVFGSGVPLTMIGLNASHQAIAHPARVQLFRDLGTSTGAFVADLLAFFAEHHRDRYGWDGGALHDPLTVAYLLRPDLFAVQPMHVQIDLSGGPSHGRTVADLWHVTGNAPNAQVMTHVNADGFFELLRDRIATYPA from the coding sequence ATGAGCGCGCCCCGACCCGTCATCCTGGATCTCGACCCCGGTCACGACGACGCCGTGAACATCCTGCTGGCGCTGGCCAGCCCGGAACTGCGCGTGCTGGGCCTGACCACCGTGTTCGGGAACGTGGGCCTGGACCGCACCACCCGCAACGCCCTGATCACCCGCCAGATCGCCCGGTCCGACGTGCCCGTGTACGCCGGAGCGGACCGCCCGCTGGTGCAGGCCAGGATCAGCGCGGAAGCCGTGCACGGCGAGAGCGGCCTGGACGGCCCGCACCTGCCCATCCCCACGCGCGGCACCGAAGACGAACACGCCGCCGCGTTCATCATCCGTACCGTCCGCGCCCACCCCGGCGAGATCACGCTGATCCCCACCGGACCCCTCACCAATGTCGCGCTGGCCTTCCGCCTTGCGCCGGACATCGTTCCACTGGTGCGGGAAGTCGTGTGGATGGGCGGCAGTACCGACACCGGCAACTGGACACCCGCCGCCGAATTCAACGCCCTGGCCGACCCGCACGCCGCGCACGTCGTCTTCGGGAGCGGCGTGCCGCTGACCATGATCGGCCTGAACGCCAGTCATCAGGCCATCGCCCACCCCGCCCGCGTGCAGCTGTTCCGCGACCTGGGCACCTCCACCGGCGCGTTCGTCGCGGACCTGCTGGCGTTCTTCGCCGAACACCACCGTGACCGCTACGGCTGGGACGGCGGCGCGCTGCACGACCCGCTGACCGTCGCGTACCTGCTGCGCCCCGACCTGTTCGCCGTGCAACCCATGCACGTCCAGATCGACCTGAGCGGCGGCCCCAGCCACGGCCGCACCGTCGCCGACCTCTGGCACGTCACCGGGAACGCCCCCAACGCGCAGGTCATGACCCACGTGAACGCCGACGGCTTCTTTGAACTGCTGCGCGACCGGATCGCGACGTACCCGGCGTAA
- a CDS encoding RelA/SpoT family protein — translation MGELRALIASRPAGDRERVEAAFVFARDAHAGVNRKSGEPYITHPVAVSVILAQLGMDTDSLMAGLLHDTVEDVDGVTFELIEEQFGPDVRRIVEGETKVSKLSKQGSQAAEVRESGRDVQAENLRQMLIAMTGDIRIIVVKLADRLHNMRTLGSMKPEKQQRIARETMDIFAPLAHRLGIGQIKWELEDLSFQYLYPDEYAYLQSRLRTRQDERQTLIENAVKQLHDALTDDLELPEWISDIDIAGRSKHLWSIHNKMQREGKGLEQIFDLLAIRVILTPRDLVVPPGTDEKRRERAEETREKRICYHTVSIVHSVWTPLPGRFKDYIAVPKPNGYQSLHTTVISPSGQPIEVQIRSRRMHEVAEFGIAAHWMYKQGSQLAQRDRENWISQLRELQNEINDASDYMDAVKVDILSQRVRVFTPKGLAISLPAGSTPIDFAYHIHTRIGETTVGARVNGSIVPLSHRLGNGDMVEIVTSKNGHPSKDWLNFAVTRSARTKIRHHFRAQERSEALQHGHDLLERYLRKRQLPVRQLMRTKLLEDAAQKLMGSRNPDDLYLALHAGKLTPSAVGKVLSPQLAQEQASGPVRRAPVPKAPEPGGVYVEGFSTNTKLSQCCTPIRGDQVMGYLTRGRGVSVHRIDCPNMIRLLKDEPERCVAASWEAGTPGSVLVDVDVIAPDRAGLLADVLGVLAREKRSPTKVEAVVGQEEIAVIHLRLNVAGHGDLEGIRRAILTVKGVQDVIRVGGRKRNGANA, via the coding sequence ATGGGGGAACTCCGGGCGCTGATCGCGTCCCGCCCCGCAGGGGACCGGGAGCGGGTGGAGGCGGCCTTCGTGTTCGCGCGCGACGCGCACGCGGGCGTGAACCGCAAGAGTGGCGAGCCGTACATCACGCATCCGGTGGCGGTGTCGGTGATCCTGGCGCAGCTGGGCATGGACACCGACAGCCTGATGGCGGGGCTGCTGCACGACACGGTCGAGGACGTGGACGGCGTGACCTTCGAGCTGATCGAGGAGCAGTTCGGTCCGGACGTGCGCCGCATCGTGGAAGGCGAGACGAAGGTCAGCAAGCTCAGCAAGCAGGGCTCGCAGGCGGCCGAGGTGCGCGAGTCCGGCCGGGACGTGCAGGCGGAGAACCTGCGGCAGATGCTGATCGCCATGACGGGCGACATCCGCATCATCGTGGTGAAGCTCGCCGACCGGCTGCACAACATGCGCACGCTGGGCTCCATGAAACCCGAGAAGCAGCAGCGGATCGCGCGGGAGACCATGGACATCTTCGCGCCGCTCGCGCACCGGCTGGGGATCGGGCAGATCAAGTGGGAACTGGAGGACCTGAGCTTCCAGTACCTCTACCCCGACGAGTACGCGTACCTGCAGTCGCGGCTGCGGACCCGGCAGGACGAACGGCAGACGCTGATCGAGAACGCCGTGAAGCAGCTGCACGACGCCCTGACCGACGATCTGGAACTCCCGGAGTGGATCAGTGACATCGACATCGCGGGGCGCAGCAAGCACCTGTGGAGCATCCACAACAAGATGCAGCGTGAGGGCAAGGGCCTGGAGCAGATCTTCGACCTGCTGGCGATCCGCGTGATCCTCACGCCGCGTGATCTGGTGGTGCCGCCCGGCACGGACGAGAAGCGCCGCGAGCGCGCCGAGGAGACCCGCGAGAAACGCATCTGCTACCACACGGTGAGCATCGTGCACAGCGTCTGGACGCCGCTGCCGGGCCGCTTCAAGGACTACATCGCGGTGCCCAAGCCCAACGGGTACCAGTCGCTGCACACGACCGTGATCAGCCCCAGCGGGCAGCCCATCGAGGTGCAGATCCGCTCCCGGCGCATGCACGAGGTCGCGGAGTTCGGCATCGCCGCGCACTGGATGTACAAGCAGGGCAGCCAGCTCGCGCAGCGTGACCGGGAGAACTGGATCTCGCAGCTGCGCGAGTTGCAGAACGAGATCAACGACGCCTCGGACTACATGGACGCCGTGAAGGTGGACATCCTGTCGCAGCGGGTGCGGGTGTTCACGCCCAAGGGGCTGGCGATCAGCCTCCCGGCGGGCAGCACCCCGATCGACTTCGCGTACCACATCCACACCCGCATCGGCGAGACGACCGTGGGCGCGCGCGTGAACGGCTCCATCGTGCCGCTGTCGCACCGGCTGGGCAACGGCGACATGGTCGAGATCGTGACCAGCAAGAACGGCCACCCCAGCAAGGACTGGCTGAACTTCGCCGTGACCCGCTCGGCCCGCACGAAGATCCGGCATCACTTCCGCGCGCAGGAACGCAGCGAGGCGCTCCAGCACGGGCACGACCTGCTCGAACGCTACCTGCGCAAGCGGCAGCTGCCCGTGCGGCAGCTCATGCGGACCAAGCTGCTGGAGGACGCCGCGCAGAAACTCATGGGCTCGCGCAACCCGGACGACCTATACCTGGCGCTGCACGCCGGGAAGCTCACGCCCAGCGCCGTGGGCAAGGTCCTGTCCCCGCAGCTGGCGCAGGAGCAGGCGTCCGGCCCCGTCCGCCGCGCCCCCGTCCCGAAAGCCCCGGAACCGGGCGGCGTGTACGTCGAGGGCTTCAGCACGAACACCAAGCTCAGCCAGTGCTGCACCCCCATCCGCGGCGATCAGGTCATGGGGTACCTGACGCGTGGCCGCGGCGTGAGCGTGCACCGCATCGACTGCCCGAACATGATCCGCCTGCTGAAGGACGAACCGGAACGCTGCGTGGCCGCCTCCTGGGAGGCCGGGACGCCGGGCAGCGTCCTGGTGGACGTGGACGTCATCGCGCCCGACCGCGCCGGGCTGCTCGCGGACGTGCTGGGCGTCCTGGCGCGCGAGAAACGCAGCCCCACCAAGGTGGAGGCCGTGGTCGGCCAGGAGGAGATCGCCGTGATCCACCTGCGCCTGAACGTCGCCGGGCACGGCGACCTGGAGGGCATCCGCCGCGCGATTCTCACGGTGAAGGGCGTGCAGGACGTCATCCGCGTGGGTGGACGCAAACGCAACGGCGCCAACGCGTAA